The proteins below come from a single Campylobacter sp. CCUG 57310 genomic window:
- a CDS encoding prephenate dehydrogenase, with protein sequence MKIGIIGLGLIGGSLGLCLKNEKLISCVSGLDISKEHERKALELGLVHEILSLEEMKKKCDIIFLAIPVEAIINIVKEFEDIDENTTIIDLGSTKQKIIEAVPEKIRANFVPAHPMAGTEYSGPTAAFSGLFNGAVVAICDFKESSEKHVKRSVELFSHLGMKIIFMGAKEHDHHVGLISHLPHAISFSLAAGVLKKENKKNIIALSGTGFNGMIRIAKSSPVMWSDIFKQNKDNLISSIKMFKDELAVCENLVREERWDELRDWMSEARKIREIL encoded by the coding sequence ATGAAAATCGGAATTATAGGGCTTGGGCTTATCGGAGGCTCGCTTGGACTCTGTCTTAAAAACGAAAAGCTAATCTCTTGCGTTAGCGGTCTTGATATAAGCAAAGAGCACGAAAGAAAGGCTCTGGAACTAGGCCTTGTGCATGAAATTTTATCTCTTGAAGAGATGAAAAAGAAGTGCGATATCATATTTCTTGCAATCCCTGTCGAAGCGATAATCAATATAGTAAAAGAATTTGAAGACATAGACGAAAATACAACCATAATCGATCTTGGAAGTACAAAACAAAAGATCATCGAAGCAGTTCCTGAAAAGATAAGAGCAAATTTCGTCCCGGCTCACCCTATGGCGGGCACTGAATATTCAGGTCCTACGGCTGCATTTTCAGGGCTTTTTAACGGAGCGGTTGTTGCCATTTGTGATTTTAAAGAGAGTAGCGAAAAACATGTAAAAAGATCAGTCGAGCTATTTTCTCACCTTGGAATGAAGATTATATTCATGGGCGCAAAGGAGCACGATCACCACGTAGGGCTTATCTCTCACCTTCCTCACGCCATAAGCTTCTCGCTTGCGGCAGGAGTTTTAAAAAAAGAGAACAAAAAAAACATCATCGCTCTTAGCGGCACGGGTTTTAACGGAATGATAAGAATCGCCAAAAGCTCGCCCGTAATGTGGAGTGATATATTTAAGCAAAACAAAGACAATCTAATAAGCTCTATTAAAATGTTTAAAGACGAACTTGCCGTGTGCGAAAATTTGGTGCGCGAAGAGAGGTGGGACGAGCTTAGAGATTGGATGAGCGAAGCTAGAAAGATACGCGAAATTTTATAA
- a CDS encoding M23 family metallopeptidase, giving the protein MRRRGRNSNFIAYGIIVVLLAVSGFLLFTSNTFEREAPQIGIEDEIYWNLKSPLQVKITDNVAVKSVKIVMNDGANDIVLSNQKFDAPIGSLDLNITFPKTGFAAQKDLYTLKFEAVDTSRWGFFFGNKESKEVKVTVDSKKPDLHILNHSYAINKGGTATVVFKANDERLKDVYIESNFGKKFIPTKFYQDDHYASLVAWPVDESSFSADVVAVDLAGNESRSKIRFFYQNRSYRVSKIKLDNQNRFLNEKIPDLAQQYAKDYESMSNVEKMKFVNETLRAANEKLIADATSKISTETISEFGLKKFYPLKNGKAVASFGDHRYYTLGDQEISESWHMGIDLASTQRANIVSSNDGIVEFAGENGIYGQNVIINHGFGVFSLYGHCTSLTVKTGDEVKAGDIIGTTGVSGLAMGDHLHFGMIVQGIEVRPEEWMDTGWMKDNVSGVLNSAKKMISGK; this is encoded by the coding sequence ATGAGAAGACGCGGAAGAAATTCAAATTTTATAGCTTACGGCATTATTGTCGTTTTGCTTGCGGTAAGCGGATTTTTGCTTTTTACATCAAATACGTTTGAGAGAGAAGCTCCGCAAATCGGTATTGAAGATGAAATTTATTGGAATTTAAAATCCCCTTTGCAGGTTAAGATAACCGACAATGTTGCCGTAAAATCAGTAAAAATAGTTATGAACGACGGAGCAAACGATATAGTCTTGTCAAATCAAAAATTTGACGCTCCAATCGGTTCGCTTGATCTGAATATAACTTTTCCAAAGACGGGATTTGCCGCGCAAAAAGATCTTTATACTCTCAAATTTGAAGCCGTAGATACGAGCAGATGGGGCTTTTTCTTTGGTAACAAGGAGAGCAAAGAGGTAAAAGTAACGGTAGATAGCAAAAAACCCGATCTTCACATCCTAAATCACTCCTACGCGATAAACAAAGGGGGCACCGCTACAGTCGTATTTAAGGCAAATGACGAGAGGTTAAAAGATGTCTATATCGAGTCAAATTTCGGCAAAAAATTCATCCCTACCAAATTTTATCAAGACGATCACTACGCGTCTTTAGTGGCTTGGCCGGTGGATGAAAGTTCATTTAGCGCCGATGTGGTAGCGGTTGATCTTGCAGGAAACGAAAGCAGAAGCAAGATAAGGTTTTTTTACCAAAACCGAAGCTACCGCGTTTCTAAAATAAAACTGGATAATCAAAATAGATTTTTAAATGAAAAAATCCCAGATCTTGCGCAACAATACGCAAAAGATTATGAAAGCATGTCAAACGTAGAAAAGATGAAATTCGTAAACGAAACCCTAAGAGCGGCGAACGAAAAACTCATAGCCGACGCTACGTCTAAAATTTCAACCGAAACGATCAGCGAATTTGGTCTTAAGAAATTCTACCCGCTTAAAAACGGCAAGGCGGTAGCGAGCTTTGGCGATCATAGATACTATACCTTAGGCGATCAAGAGATAAGCGAATCTTGGCACATGGGAATAGATCTTGCTTCTACCCAACGAGCGAACATCGTTTCAAGCAATGACGGCATAGTAGAATTTGCAGGAGAAAACGGAATCTACGGACAAAATGTGATAATAAATCACGGATTTGGCGTATTTTCGCTTTATGGACACTGCACGTCTTTGACGGTAAAAACAGGCGATGAAGTAAAAGCGGGCGATATAATAGGCACAACGGGAGTTAGCGGACTTGCGATGGGAGATCATTTGCATTTTGGAATGATAGTGCAAGGCATAGAGGTAAGACCCGAGGAGTGGATGGATACGGGCTGGATGAAAGATAACGTTTCAGGCGTGCTAAATTCGGCAAAAAAAATGATAAGTGGCAAATAA